The following proteins come from a genomic window of Flavobacterium eburneipallidum:
- a CDS encoding DUF4301 family protein: MEKNLKQKQSTVIRVALFGPESTGKTTLAKQLAEHFNTTWTPEFARDYLQEKWDRTGKICDVNDMLPIAYGQNELENNSLDSANKFLFCDTNLMVTKVFSQVYYNFCDPILEKAARKHKYDLIFLTDIDVPWEKDDLRDKPEQREAVFKAFKQELIDTNKPFITLSGDQETRLQRAIAIVKDLEKAIQIKMAPLDFVQIQEHGVSLDNIQKQLNIFKNGIAKTVLVEPATVSNGILKFSDDDFKQKADFFDANKANLKLTKFVPASGAASRMFKFLNEFLNDFDIENESINGYINRKRDLDLSIFIVGLEKFPFYKAVDKQLKEIYPDFKLLERDYKTYYFIKTLLSSDYFDFANKPKGVLSFHKYKTHIATAVEEHLHECVSYANSNGSSNLQFTVSESHQTQFESIVEAVKPKVEEQSGTTIDISYSFQNKSTDTIAVDMKNKAFRDKNDKLFFRPGGHGALIENLNDLDADIVFIKNIDNVIQNNLEAISLYKKALAGVLIELQQQVFQYLNQIDNSTEEGLEEIVEFAKNKLNIVLIDGFSKYTLKNKISHLKGILDKPIRACGMVKNEGEPGGGPFWVQEPKGAISLQIVESSQVDTENAKQNKILASATHFNPVDLVCGIRNYKNEKFDLTQFVDHNSGFIVEKNQNGRPLKSYELPGLWNGAMAKWITIFVEVPLITFNPVKTINDLLKPAHQLKK; the protein is encoded by the coding sequence ATGGAAAAAAATCTTAAACAAAAGCAATCTACAGTAATTAGAGTTGCTCTTTTTGGACCTGAATCTACCGGAAAAACTACATTGGCAAAACAACTTGCAGAACATTTTAATACCACTTGGACTCCAGAATTCGCCAGAGATTATCTTCAAGAAAAATGGGATAGAACAGGCAAAATTTGTGATGTTAACGATATGTTGCCTATAGCTTACGGACAAAATGAATTGGAAAACAACAGCCTTGATTCGGCAAATAAATTCCTTTTCTGTGATACCAATTTGATGGTTACCAAAGTGTTTTCGCAAGTGTATTACAATTTTTGTGATCCAATTTTAGAAAAAGCGGCTCGCAAGCACAAATACGATTTGATTTTTTTAACTGATATTGATGTGCCTTGGGAAAAGGACGATTTGAGAGACAAACCTGAACAAAGAGAAGCTGTTTTTAAGGCATTCAAACAAGAATTAATTGATACTAATAAACCTTTTATAACGCTATCTGGAGACCAAGAAACACGACTTCAGAGAGCGATTGCTATTGTCAAAGATCTTGAAAAAGCTATTCAAATAAAGATGGCTCCTTTGGATTTTGTTCAAATCCAAGAACACGGCGTTTCTTTGGATAATATTCAGAAACAATTGAATATTTTTAAAAATGGAATTGCTAAAACGGTTCTTGTAGAACCTGCAACGGTTTCTAACGGGATTTTAAAATTTTCAGATGATGACTTCAAGCAAAAAGCCGATTTTTTTGATGCTAATAAAGCCAATTTGAAATTAACTAAGTTTGTTCCTGCTTCAGGAGCAGCCAGTAGAATGTTTAAATTCTTGAATGAATTCTTGAATGATTTTGATATTGAAAACGAAAGTATCAACGGATATATCAATCGAAAAAGAGATTTAGATTTATCCATTTTTATCGTTGGTTTAGAAAAATTTCCTTTCTATAAAGCGGTTGACAAGCAATTAAAAGAAATTTATCCTGATTTTAAATTATTAGAAAGAGATTATAAAACGTATTACTTCATAAAAACATTACTTTCTTCGGATTATTTTGATTTTGCCAATAAGCCCAAAGGAGTTCTTTCGTTTCATAAATACAAAACACATATTGCTACAGCTGTAGAGGAACATTTGCACGAATGTGTGAGTTATGCTAATTCTAATGGAAGTTCTAATTTGCAATTTACGGTATCAGAATCCCATCAAACTCAATTTGAAAGTATTGTAGAGGCGGTAAAACCAAAAGTCGAGGAGCAATCAGGAACAACGATTGATATTAGCTATTCTTTTCAAAATAAAAGCACCGATACCATTGCGGTTGATATGAAAAACAAAGCTTTTAGAGATAAAAACGACAAATTATTTTTCAGACCTGGAGGTCATGGTGCATTAATCGAAAATTTGAATGATTTAGATGCAGATATTGTTTTTATAAAGAATATTGACAATGTAATTCAGAATAATTTAGAAGCTATTTCTTTGTACAAAAAAGCGTTAGCTGGCGTTTTGATTGAATTACAACAACAAGTTTTTCAGTATTTGAACCAAATAGATAATAGTACTGAAGAGGGATTGGAGGAAATTGTTGAATTTGCCAAAAATAAATTGAACATAGTGCTTATCGATGGCTTTTCGAAATATACCTTAAAAAATAAAATTAGTCATCTAAAAGGAATTTTAGACAAACCAATTCGTGCTTGCGGAATGGTTAAAAATGAAGGAGAACCTGGTGGAGGACCATTTTGGGTTCAAGAGCCAAAAGGAGCTATTTCTTTGCAAATTGTAGAATCTTCACAAGTAGATACCGAAAACGCTAAACAAAATAAAATTCTAGCTAGCGCAACCCATTTCAATCCGGTAGATTTAGTTTGTGGGATTCGAAATTATAAAAACGAAAAATTTGATTTGACACAATTCGTGGATCATAATAGTGGTTTTATTGTCGAAAAAAATCAAAACGGGCGACCATTAAAAAGTTATGAATTACCAGGTTTATGGAATGGAGCGATGGCAAAATGGATTACCATTTTTGTAGAAGTGCCATTGATTACCTTCAATCCAGTGAAGACCATTAACGATTTATTGAAGCCTGCTCATCAGCTTAAAAAATAG
- the arfB gene encoding alternative ribosome rescue aminoacyl-tRNA hydrolase ArfB — METDKIISELQFKAVRSSGAGGQNVNKVSSKVVLSFDLKNSQALSDEEKLLLENKIGNRLTTEQILILNCDEDRSQLKNKSIVTKRFLDIIAAGLVIPKIRKATKIPKSVIRKRIKDKKNISEIKQSRRKPDF; from the coding sequence GTGGAAACTGATAAAATCATATCCGAATTACAGTTCAAAGCCGTTCGCAGTAGCGGAGCTGGTGGTCAAAACGTGAACAAAGTTTCCTCGAAAGTAGTTTTGTCATTCGATTTGAAAAATTCTCAAGCTTTGTCTGACGAGGAAAAACTATTGTTAGAAAATAAAATTGGAAATCGCTTAACCACAGAACAAATACTAATTTTAAATTGTGATGAAGATCGAAGCCAACTTAAAAACAAATCTATTGTTACCAAACGTTTTTTGGATATAATAGCAGCAGGACTCGTGATTCCAAAAATTAGAAAAGCTACTAAAATTCCTAAATCGGTTATTCGAAAAAGAATCAAAGACAAAAAGAATATTTCGGAAATTAAACAATCCCGCAGAAAACCAGATTTTTAA